From Hippoglossus stenolepis isolate QCI-W04-F060 chromosome 6, HSTE1.2, whole genome shotgun sequence, a single genomic window includes:
- the znf335 gene encoding zinc finger protein 335 isoform X2 produces MSFFRVQSRIVMDSEENEVESSSDAGPSGMEEPSESGMGVESSEAMSADSSDAAASHTQAPESDCHVGQSSEGLVVFIPETSSSTDVRVSSVHLPDSSSVAQSTSVSSVSTVTQSVLVSGSAQVLVHSSAVSEGAMMVSDSTASTSSDLGSAIDKIIESTIGPDIMNGCISVTSAEDGAAETTQYLILQGPDDGAPMVAHMSSSAMSNRIAIEALAEGPTSTCLDQGDLQGNLDQPDDQPGHSGYPEDSSSQPDQPQHSHPSQYMDCSADGPDQTGESSSSYVECSGEEPDQTRSHSGFPDYSGDNSDQDLPGYVECSGADSNATSQGHYVVECSAGYLECTVDDGQQAHHSRSYIDSSADHRSLVSRQYVTEYGGECIAAADSEQPGCSQYQAGDDDEDDEQNQEPDQPQHSRQQPQHSCYMESSNGPEASLYADDSSSSDHPLADTAGSGGLPEALESSESQSGPYISSSGTYTSNTEPELAQQCSPSQEEPQGSQGPQIEAELVREMETSTVAEVPGDRAPNLAELEEMMEVVIVQQFKCKMCPYKSASKDTLINHMRDKHFKPAGNVPKKRKRGRPPKSETLARRQAEREEAEERKAAKVKAAEPHQAEEEEDDVVDSGAIDDPEEDSDYSPTEEDCKERPPAILKKPTPPISSSSYGRPRRKVGRPRKYSSLEDGYNGKESESIAKKPRVSADASVPEEASSSGLGSGSAIAIDGDTAEATISQSDSENKDPSSNSQPEEEFFQRKRGRPSKRFLRKKYKKYLNRNRYYKSLKPLLRPHNCWICGSRFLTQEDLRFHVDSHEGNDPELFKCLQCNYRCKRWSSLKEHMFNHEGIKPFKCEECDYTSVYRKDVLRHSAVHNKEKKRRTELVPKVSEFPCPVCHRVYPMQKRLTQHMKTHCAEKPHMCDKCGKSFKKRYTFKMHLLTHIQSLGDSKFKCEFCDYSCDNKKLLLNHQLSHTNDRPFKCDYCKYTSSKEEFLVSHLAIKHTGEKPFSCDMCHFTTKHRKNLRLHVQCRHPEAFEEWSSAHPEEPVRRRRRPFFTLQQIEDLKQQNDDTQGLQSTIVAVDSATLQAMQGIENASVSQDAMGNTTIIYEQAESSELSAQNALDLLLNMSNARELAGNSLQVAVLKAEGKALEKGTWSTVTTEPGQTQKVMTFHVSENGDTVLQEAYDATPSETAELTQIAIEAYESVGEFNVVEQAAEEIHSPGYSNDESSPSQTLDVSGSESIKSEKFYLTSSLPDGVLQQVELSSEAPSSPSAVGSPNFGSKRFSCRICMESFHGRSDMENHKRAHIDPNTFKCPDCDFTSSSWPEVKDHMELHSYLRPHKCPNCSFASKNKKDLRRHTMTHTNEKPFFCKLCGQRFNRNGHLKFHMERLHSQDHPTRKTRSDSSQHTIIVNSDEEALATLQSLQAHQTVITPERLQALGQEHIIVAQEQTLSDQEEGTYIQQITTIDGQTVQHLMTGDNQVQYIISQDGVPHLIPQEYVVVADGNHIQMPDGQIIQYEHDGTFLQEQQIAVSHDGQIQYLPISSEQQIVNPEDLEAAAQSAVTAVAEAAMAQTQTVYTEATPEQLEQLQQQGIHYDVITFTDE; encoded by the exons ATGTCGTTTTTCCGTGTACAATCGCGG ATAGTTATGGATTCGGAGGAGAATGAGgtggagagcagcagtgatgcagGCCCCTCGGGGATGGAGGAGCCATCCGAAAGCGGCATGGGGGTGGAGTCATCAGAGGCCATGTCTGCAGAcagcagtgatgctgctgccTCTCATACACAGGCCCCAGAGTCAGACTGCCATGTGGGACAGAGCTCAGAGGGACTTGTG GTGTTCATCCCAGAAACCAGCTCCAGTACAGATGTCCGAGTTTCATCAGTCCACCTCCCCGACTCCTCCTCAGTGGCCCAGTCCACCAGCGTGTCCAGTGTCTCCACGGTGACTCAGTCAGTGCTGGTGTCTGGGTCAGCCCAAGTGCTGGTCCACTCCAGCGCTGTGTCTGAAGGAGCCATGATGGTTTCTGACTCAACTGCTTCTACCTCGTCAGACCTGGGGTCTGCCATTGACAAAATCATAGAGTCCACCATTGGGCCTGACATTATGAATG GTTGTATATCTGTGACCAGTGCAGAAGATGGGGCTGCAGAAACAACCCAGTATCTGATATTACAAGGACCAGATGACG GTGCTCCCATGGTAGCTCATATGTCATCTTCAGCCATGTCCAATCGTATAGCCATAGAAGCTCTCGCTGAAGGTCCCACATCCACCTGTCTGGACCAGGGGGACCTGCAGGGCAACCTTGACCAGCCCGATGATCAGCCTGGACACTCGGGTTACCCAGAGGACAGCAGCAGTCAGCCTGACCAGCCCCAGCACTCCCACCCCTCCCAGTACATGGACTGCAGTGCAGATGGCCCAGACCAGACAGGGGAGTCCTCATCTTCCTATGTAGAGTGTTCTGGCGAGGAACCTGACCAGACACGCTCCCATTCAGGCTTCCCTGACTACAGTGGGGATAACAGTGACCAGGACCTGCCTGGATACGTGGAATGCAGCGGAGCTGACTCGAATGCTACCAGCCAAGGTCACTATGTGGTAGAGTGCAGCGCTGGGTATCTTGAGTGTACAGTGGACGATGGACAGCAGGCTCATCATTCACGCAGTTACATTGACAGTAGTGCAGACCACCGCTCCCTGGTAAGTCGGCAGTATGTGACGGAGTATGGCGGAGAATGTATTGCAGCTGCAGACTCTGAGCAGCCGGGTTGTTCTCAGTACCAAGCtggggatgatgatgaagatgacgaGCAGAACCAGGAACCGGATCAGCCACAGCACTCCCGACAGCAGCCGCAACACTCCTGTTACATGGAGAGCAGCAATGGCCCCGAGGCCTCGCTCTATGCCGATGACAGCTCTTCATCAGACCACCCTCTGGCAGACACAGCGGGCTCAGGCGGGCTTCCTGAGGCCCTGGAGAGCAGTGAGAGCCAGTCTGGGCCCTatatcagcagcagtgggacGTATACCTCAAATACAGAGCCTGAGCTGGCTCAACAGTGCTCACCCAGCCAAGAGGAGCCGCAGGGCTCCCAGGGGCCTCAGATTGAAGCTGAGCTGGTCAGGGAGATGGAGACATCAACAGTAGCAGAAGTCCCAGGGGACAGAGCACCAAACCTtgctgagctggaggagatgatgGAAGTAGTGATTGTACAGCAGTTCAAGTGTAAGATGTGTCCATACAAGAGTGCTTCCAAAGACACACTCATTAACCACATGAGAGACAAACACTTTAAACCTGCAG GGAACGTGCCAAAGAAACGTAAACGTGGACGACCTCCTAAAAGTGAGACGTTGGCCCGTCGtcaggcagagagggaggaagctgAGGAACGAAAGGCAGCAAAGGTGAAGGCTGCGGAGCCTCAccaggcagaggaagaagaggatgatgtTGTGGATTCTGGTGCTATTGACGATCCTGAAG AGGATAGTGACTACAGCCCAACAGAGGAGGACTGCAAAGAAAGACCTCCTGCCATACTGAAAAAGCCCACTCCCcctatttcctcctcctcttacgGTCGTCCTCGACGTAAGGTTGGTCGTCCGAGGAAGTACAGCTCTTTAGAAGACGGCTACAACGGCAAAG AATCGGAAAGTATTGCTAAGAAGCCCAGGGTTAGCGCTGATGCTAGTGTTCCTGAAGAGGCGAGCTCTTCCGGGTTAGGCAGCGGTTCTGCTATCGCGATTGATGGGGACACTGCTGAGGCCACAATAAGCCAATCTGACTCTGAGAACAAAGACCCTTCATCCAACTCTCAGCCAGAGGAGGAGTTCTTCCAGAGGAAACGGGGCCGACCCTCCAAGCGCTTCCTTCGCAAGAAATATAAGAAGTACCTAAATCGAAA TCGTTACTATAAATCCCTCAAACCTCTCCTGAGACCTCACAACTGCTGGATCTGTGGCTCGCGCTTCCTCACTCAGGAAGATTTGCGTTTCCATGTGGATTCGCACGAGGGCAATGACCCAGAGCTGTTTAAGTGTCTCCAGTGCAACTATCGCTGCAAGCGCTGGTCCTCACTCAAG GAACACATGTTTAATCATGAGGGTATCAAGCCTTTCAAGTGTGAGGAGTGTGATTACACAAGTGTCTACAGGAAAGATGTACTTCGCCACTCAGCAGTCCATAACAAAGAGAA GAAGAGAAGGACAGAGTTG GTGCCAAAGGTGTCCGAGTTCCCCTGCCCTGTGTGTCACAGAGTTTATCCCATGCAAAAGAGATTGACCCAGCATATGAAAACCCACTGCGCAGAGAAACCACACATGTGTGACAAG TGCGGCAAATCTTTCAAGAAGAGGTACACATTCAAAATGCACCTACTGACCCACATCCAGAGTCTTGGAGACAGCAA GTTCAAGTGTGAGTTTTGCGACTACAGTTGTGACAacaagaagctgctgctcaacCATCAGCTGTCCCACACCAACGACAGGCCCTTCAAGTGTGACTACTGTAAATACACCTCTTCTAAAGAGGAGTTCCTGGTCTCCCATCTAGCCATCAAACACACAG GAGAGAAGCCTTTCTCCTGCGATATGTGTCACTTCACGACCAAGCATAGGAAGAACCTGCGTCTACATGTTCAGTGTCGCCATCCTGAGGCGTTTGAGGAGTGGTCTTCGGCTCACCCTGAGGAGCCTGTGAGGAGACGACGCAGACCCTTCTTCACCCTCCAGCAGATAGAGGAtctcaaacaacaaaatgacgACACACAGGGTTTACAGAGCACTATT GTTGCAGTGGATTCCGCGACACTACAAGCCATGCAGGGTATTGAAAATGCCTCCGTGTCCCAGGATGCAATGGGAAACACCACCATTATTTATGAACAAG CTGAATCCAGTGAACTATCCGCCCAGAATGCCCTTGACCTGCTGCTGAACATGAGCAACGCACGTGAACTGGCTGGAAACTCCTTACAG GTGGCTGTGCTCAAGGCAGAAGGTAAAGCTTTGGAGAAGGGCACTTGGAGCACAGTGACCACAGAACCGGGCCAGACCCAAAAGGTCATGACCTTCCATGTGTCTGAGAACGGTGACACGGTGCTACAGGAGGCCTACGACGCCACCCCCTCTGAAACAGCAGAGCTCACCCAGATCGCAATAGAAGCCTACGAAAGCGTTGGCGAATTCAATGTGGTGGAGCAGGCTGCTGAAGAAATCCACAGCCCTGGATACAG TAATGATGAGAGCAGTCCATCGCAGACTTTAGATGTCTCTGGATCAGAGAgcataaaaagtgaaaagttctATCTCACTTCATCGTTGCCCGATGGCGTGTTGCAACAAGTAGAG ctAAGCAGTGAAGCtccatcctctccctctgcGGTGGGCTCTCCCAATTTCGGCTCCAAGAGGTTCTCCTGCCGAATCTGTATGGAGTCTTTCCATGGACGCTCTGACATGGAGAACCACAAGAGGGCGCACATAGATCCCAACACGTTCAAGTGTCCTGACTGtgacttcacttcctcctcctggcCTGAGGTTAAG GATCACATGGAGCTGCACTCCTACTTACGTCCCCACAAGTGTCCAAACTGCAGCTTTGCCTCCAAGAACAAGAAGGACCTGCGTCGACACACGATGACCCACACCAACGAGAAACCCTTTTTTTGCAAACTCTGCGGGCAAAG GTTTAACCGTAATGGCCATCTGAAGTTTCACATGGAGCGTCTCCACAGTCAGGATCATCCTACTCGCAAGACACGTAGCGACTCATCTCAGCACACCATCATAGTCAACAGTGACGAGGAGGCTTTAGCCACGCTGCAGT CCCTGCAGGCACATCAGACTGTCATTACTCCAGAGCGGCTGCAGGCCTTGGGACAGGAGCACATCATTGTAGCTCAAGAACAGACGCTGTCAGACCAG GAGGAGGGCACATACATTCAGCAGATAACCACCATAGATGGACAGACAGTTCAGCACCTGATGACAGGAGACAACCAG GTCCAGTACATCATCTCACAAGATGGAGTTCCGCATTTGATCCCTCAGGAGTATGTAGTAGTAGCTGACGGTAACCACATACAG ATGCCAGATGGACAGATCATCCAGTATGAGCACGATGGGACCtttctgcaggagcagcag ATCGCCGTGAGTCATGACGGTCAGATCCAGTATCTGCCCATCAGCTCGGAGCAACAGATAGTGAATCCTGAAGACCTGGAGGCCGCGGCCCAATCTGCTGTCACAG CAGTAGCAGAGGCAGCGATGGCGCAGACTCAGACGGTCTACACTGAAGCTACACCTGAACAGCtggaacagctgcagcagcagggcaTCCACTATGATGTCATCACCTTCACTGATGAATAG
- the znf335 gene encoding zinc finger protein 335 isoform X4 — translation MSFFRVQSRIVMDSEENEVESSSDAGPSGMEEPSESGMGVESSEAMSADSSDAAASHTQAPESDCHVGQSSEGLVVFIPETSSSTDVRVSSVHLPDSSSVAQSTSVSSVSTVTQSVLVSGSAQVLVHSSAVSEGAMMVSDSTASTSSDLGSAIDKIIESTIGPDIMNGCISVTSAEDGAAETTQYLILQGPDDGAPMVAHMSSSAMSNRIAIEALAEGPTSTCLDQGDLQGNLDQPDDQPGHSGYPEDSSSQPDQPQHSHPSQYMDCSADGPDQTGESSSSYVECSGEEPDQTRSHSGFPDYSGDNSDQDLPGYVECSGADSNATSQGHYVVECSAGYLECTVDDGQQAHHSRSYIDSSADHRSLYQAGDDDEDDEQNQEPDQPQHSRQQPQHSCYMESSNGPEASLYADDSSSSDHPLADTAGSGGLPEALESSESQSGPYISSSGTYTSNTEPELAQQCSPSQEEPQGSQGPQIEAELVREMETSTVAEVPGDRAPNLAELEEMMEVVIVQQFKCKMCPYKSASKDTLINHMRDKHFKPAGNVPKKRKRGRPPKSETLARRQAEREEAEERKAAKVKAAEPHQAEEEEDDVVDSGAIDDPEEDSDYSPTEEDCKERPPAILKKPTPPISSSSYGRPRRKVGRPRKYSSLEDGYNGKESESIAKKPRVSADASVPEEASSSGLGSGSAIAIDGDTAEATISQSDSENKDPSSNSQPEEEFFQRKRGRPSKRFLRKKYKKYLNRNRYYKSLKPLLRPHNCWICGSRFLTQEDLRFHVDSHEGNDPELFKCLQCNYRCKRWSSLKEHMFNHEGIKPFKCEECDYTSVYRKDVLRHSAVHNKEKKRRTELVPKVSEFPCPVCHRVYPMQKRLTQHMKTHCAEKPHMCDKCGKSFKKRYTFKMHLLTHIQSLGDSKFKCEFCDYSCDNKKLLLNHQLSHTNDRPFKCDYCKYTSSKEEFLVSHLAIKHTGEKPFSCDMCHFTTKHRKNLRLHVQCRHPEAFEEWSSAHPEEPVRRRRRPFFTLQQIEDLKQQNDDTQGLQSTIVAVDSATLQAMQGIENASVSQDAMGNTTIIYEQAESSELSAQNALDLLLNMSNARELAGNSLQVAVLKAEGKALEKGTWSTVTTEPGQTQKVMTFHVSENGDTVLQEAYDATPSETAELTQIAIEAYESVGEFNVVEQAAEEIHSPGYSNDESSPSQTLDVSGSESIKSEKFYLTSSLPDGVLQQVELSSEAPSSPSAVGSPNFGSKRFSCRICMESFHGRSDMENHKRAHIDPNTFKCPDCDFTSSSWPEVKDHMELHSYLRPHKCPNCSFASKNKKDLRRHTMTHTNEKPFFCKLCGQRFNRNGHLKFHMERLHSQDHPTRKTRSDSSQHTIIVNSDEEALATLQSLQAHQTVITPERLQALGQEHIIVAQEQTLSDQEEGTYIQQITTIDGQTVQHLMTGDNQVTEVQYIISQDGVPHLIPQEYVVVADGNHIQMPDGQIIQYEHDGTFLQEQQIAVSHDGQIQYLPISSEQQIVNPEDLEAAAQSAVTAVAEAAMAQTQTVYTEATPEQLEQLQQQGIHYDVITFTDE, via the exons ATGTCGTTTTTCCGTGTACAATCGCGG ATAGTTATGGATTCGGAGGAGAATGAGgtggagagcagcagtgatgcagGCCCCTCGGGGATGGAGGAGCCATCCGAAAGCGGCATGGGGGTGGAGTCATCAGAGGCCATGTCTGCAGAcagcagtgatgctgctgccTCTCATACACAGGCCCCAGAGTCAGACTGCCATGTGGGACAGAGCTCAGAGGGACTTGTG GTGTTCATCCCAGAAACCAGCTCCAGTACAGATGTCCGAGTTTCATCAGTCCACCTCCCCGACTCCTCCTCAGTGGCCCAGTCCACCAGCGTGTCCAGTGTCTCCACGGTGACTCAGTCAGTGCTGGTGTCTGGGTCAGCCCAAGTGCTGGTCCACTCCAGCGCTGTGTCTGAAGGAGCCATGATGGTTTCTGACTCAACTGCTTCTACCTCGTCAGACCTGGGGTCTGCCATTGACAAAATCATAGAGTCCACCATTGGGCCTGACATTATGAATG GTTGTATATCTGTGACCAGTGCAGAAGATGGGGCTGCAGAAACAACCCAGTATCTGATATTACAAGGACCAGATGACG GTGCTCCCATGGTAGCTCATATGTCATCTTCAGCCATGTCCAATCGTATAGCCATAGAAGCTCTCGCTGAAGGTCCCACATCCACCTGTCTGGACCAGGGGGACCTGCAGGGCAACCTTGACCAGCCCGATGATCAGCCTGGACACTCGGGTTACCCAGAGGACAGCAGCAGTCAGCCTGACCAGCCCCAGCACTCCCACCCCTCCCAGTACATGGACTGCAGTGCAGATGGCCCAGACCAGACAGGGGAGTCCTCATCTTCCTATGTAGAGTGTTCTGGCGAGGAACCTGACCAGACACGCTCCCATTCAGGCTTCCCTGACTACAGTGGGGATAACAGTGACCAGGACCTGCCTGGATACGTGGAATGCAGCGGAGCTGACTCGAATGCTACCAGCCAAGGTCACTATGTGGTAGAGTGCAGCGCTGGGTATCTTGAGTGTACAGTGGACGATGGACAGCAGGCTCATCATTCACGCAGTTACATTGACAGTAGTGCAGACCACCGCTCCCTG TACCAAGCtggggatgatgatgaagatgacgaGCAGAACCAGGAACCGGATCAGCCACAGCACTCCCGACAGCAGCCGCAACACTCCTGTTACATGGAGAGCAGCAATGGCCCCGAGGCCTCGCTCTATGCCGATGACAGCTCTTCATCAGACCACCCTCTGGCAGACACAGCGGGCTCAGGCGGGCTTCCTGAGGCCCTGGAGAGCAGTGAGAGCCAGTCTGGGCCCTatatcagcagcagtgggacGTATACCTCAAATACAGAGCCTGAGCTGGCTCAACAGTGCTCACCCAGCCAAGAGGAGCCGCAGGGCTCCCAGGGGCCTCAGATTGAAGCTGAGCTGGTCAGGGAGATGGAGACATCAACAGTAGCAGAAGTCCCAGGGGACAGAGCACCAAACCTtgctgagctggaggagatgatgGAAGTAGTGATTGTACAGCAGTTCAAGTGTAAGATGTGTCCATACAAGAGTGCTTCCAAAGACACACTCATTAACCACATGAGAGACAAACACTTTAAACCTGCAG GGAACGTGCCAAAGAAACGTAAACGTGGACGACCTCCTAAAAGTGAGACGTTGGCCCGTCGtcaggcagagagggaggaagctgAGGAACGAAAGGCAGCAAAGGTGAAGGCTGCGGAGCCTCAccaggcagaggaagaagaggatgatgtTGTGGATTCTGGTGCTATTGACGATCCTGAAG AGGATAGTGACTACAGCCCAACAGAGGAGGACTGCAAAGAAAGACCTCCTGCCATACTGAAAAAGCCCACTCCCcctatttcctcctcctcttacgGTCGTCCTCGACGTAAGGTTGGTCGTCCGAGGAAGTACAGCTCTTTAGAAGACGGCTACAACGGCAAAG AATCGGAAAGTATTGCTAAGAAGCCCAGGGTTAGCGCTGATGCTAGTGTTCCTGAAGAGGCGAGCTCTTCCGGGTTAGGCAGCGGTTCTGCTATCGCGATTGATGGGGACACTGCTGAGGCCACAATAAGCCAATCTGACTCTGAGAACAAAGACCCTTCATCCAACTCTCAGCCAGAGGAGGAGTTCTTCCAGAGGAAACGGGGCCGACCCTCCAAGCGCTTCCTTCGCAAGAAATATAAGAAGTACCTAAATCGAAA TCGTTACTATAAATCCCTCAAACCTCTCCTGAGACCTCACAACTGCTGGATCTGTGGCTCGCGCTTCCTCACTCAGGAAGATTTGCGTTTCCATGTGGATTCGCACGAGGGCAATGACCCAGAGCTGTTTAAGTGTCTCCAGTGCAACTATCGCTGCAAGCGCTGGTCCTCACTCAAG GAACACATGTTTAATCATGAGGGTATCAAGCCTTTCAAGTGTGAGGAGTGTGATTACACAAGTGTCTACAGGAAAGATGTACTTCGCCACTCAGCAGTCCATAACAAAGAGAA GAAGAGAAGGACAGAGTTG GTGCCAAAGGTGTCCGAGTTCCCCTGCCCTGTGTGTCACAGAGTTTATCCCATGCAAAAGAGATTGACCCAGCATATGAAAACCCACTGCGCAGAGAAACCACACATGTGTGACAAG TGCGGCAAATCTTTCAAGAAGAGGTACACATTCAAAATGCACCTACTGACCCACATCCAGAGTCTTGGAGACAGCAA GTTCAAGTGTGAGTTTTGCGACTACAGTTGTGACAacaagaagctgctgctcaacCATCAGCTGTCCCACACCAACGACAGGCCCTTCAAGTGTGACTACTGTAAATACACCTCTTCTAAAGAGGAGTTCCTGGTCTCCCATCTAGCCATCAAACACACAG GAGAGAAGCCTTTCTCCTGCGATATGTGTCACTTCACGACCAAGCATAGGAAGAACCTGCGTCTACATGTTCAGTGTCGCCATCCTGAGGCGTTTGAGGAGTGGTCTTCGGCTCACCCTGAGGAGCCTGTGAGGAGACGACGCAGACCCTTCTTCACCCTCCAGCAGATAGAGGAtctcaaacaacaaaatgacgACACACAGGGTTTACAGAGCACTATT GTTGCAGTGGATTCCGCGACACTACAAGCCATGCAGGGTATTGAAAATGCCTCCGTGTCCCAGGATGCAATGGGAAACACCACCATTATTTATGAACAAG CTGAATCCAGTGAACTATCCGCCCAGAATGCCCTTGACCTGCTGCTGAACATGAGCAACGCACGTGAACTGGCTGGAAACTCCTTACAG GTGGCTGTGCTCAAGGCAGAAGGTAAAGCTTTGGAGAAGGGCACTTGGAGCACAGTGACCACAGAACCGGGCCAGACCCAAAAGGTCATGACCTTCCATGTGTCTGAGAACGGTGACACGGTGCTACAGGAGGCCTACGACGCCACCCCCTCTGAAACAGCAGAGCTCACCCAGATCGCAATAGAAGCCTACGAAAGCGTTGGCGAATTCAATGTGGTGGAGCAGGCTGCTGAAGAAATCCACAGCCCTGGATACAG TAATGATGAGAGCAGTCCATCGCAGACTTTAGATGTCTCTGGATCAGAGAgcataaaaagtgaaaagttctATCTCACTTCATCGTTGCCCGATGGCGTGTTGCAACAAGTAGAG ctAAGCAGTGAAGCtccatcctctccctctgcGGTGGGCTCTCCCAATTTCGGCTCCAAGAGGTTCTCCTGCCGAATCTGTATGGAGTCTTTCCATGGACGCTCTGACATGGAGAACCACAAGAGGGCGCACATAGATCCCAACACGTTCAAGTGTCCTGACTGtgacttcacttcctcctcctggcCTGAGGTTAAG GATCACATGGAGCTGCACTCCTACTTACGTCCCCACAAGTGTCCAAACTGCAGCTTTGCCTCCAAGAACAAGAAGGACCTGCGTCGACACACGATGACCCACACCAACGAGAAACCCTTTTTTTGCAAACTCTGCGGGCAAAG GTTTAACCGTAATGGCCATCTGAAGTTTCACATGGAGCGTCTCCACAGTCAGGATCATCCTACTCGCAAGACACGTAGCGACTCATCTCAGCACACCATCATAGTCAACAGTGACGAGGAGGCTTTAGCCACGCTGCAGT CCCTGCAGGCACATCAGACTGTCATTACTCCAGAGCGGCTGCAGGCCTTGGGACAGGAGCACATCATTGTAGCTCAAGAACAGACGCTGTCAGACCAG GAGGAGGGCACATACATTCAGCAGATAACCACCATAGATGGACAGACAGTTCAGCACCTGATGACAGGAGACAACCAGGTGACAGAG GTCCAGTACATCATCTCACAAGATGGAGTTCCGCATTTGATCCCTCAGGAGTATGTAGTAGTAGCTGACGGTAACCACATACAG ATGCCAGATGGACAGATCATCCAGTATGAGCACGATGGGACCtttctgcaggagcagcag ATCGCCGTGAGTCATGACGGTCAGATCCAGTATCTGCCCATCAGCTCGGAGCAACAGATAGTGAATCCTGAAGACCTGGAGGCCGCGGCCCAATCTGCTGTCACAG CAGTAGCAGAGGCAGCGATGGCGCAGACTCAGACGGTCTACACTGAAGCTACACCTGAACAGCtggaacagctgcagcagcagggcaTCCACTATGATGTCATCACCTTCACTGATGAATAG